CGAATTGCACGGCGACGTGGCCGCCGTGGAAAGCACCTTTCTTGCATTGCAGTCCACGGCCGCGCAGCCGGATCGCGAGACCTTTCTTTGCGGCCGCTATGCGGATCGCTTCGAGCGTCGCGGCGGCGAGTGGCGCGTGGCCGCGCGAACCGTGGTCTATGACTGGATCGAGGAGCGCACGCGACCTGAACTGGCGCAGGACGACGCGGCCCTGTTCGGCGCGCGCCAGCCCGTCGGCGGCCGTGCACCGCACGATGCGGTGTATGCGCTGCTGCACAACGTGCGAGGCGGCTGATGGCTGGATCTCGCAGCGTGCTGATCACCGGCGCAGGCGCCGGCATCGGCCGCGCCGCGGCGCTGGGCCTGGCGCGCGCGGGATGGCGCTGCGTGCTGGTCGACGCCGACGCGGCCGCATTGGAACGCACCGAAGCGCTCTGGCCGGCCGGAGCCCAGAGGCCGCTGGGCCTGGTGGCAGACCTGACGGACGCGGCCCGCATCGAACGCCTGCGCCTGGAGGTTCCGCCGCTCGATGCGCTGGTCAACAACGCGGGCATGTCGGCCGGCGGCGCCGAGGCGACGTCCGGCCATGACGACGGCGGCGCGGCGCGCCTGCTGGCGCTCAACCTGGCGGCACCGGCGCGCGTGGTGCAGGCGTGCGCCCCGCATTTGCGGCCGGGGGCGCGCATCGTCAACGTGGCTTCCGGGGCGGGCCTGAGGGCCATTCCCTGGCGCGGCCTCTACAGCCCGAGCAAGGCCGGATTGATCGGGCAGGGCCGCGCGCTGGCGCACGCCAGGCCCGACTGGACGGTGACCACGCTCGCACCGGGTTTCGTGAGAACCGAACTCGTGCAACGCCTGATCGACGGTGGGCGGCTGGACCCCACGCAGGCGGCGTCGAAGATTCCCATGGGCCGCATGGCCGAGCCCGAGGAGATGGCCGACGCCTTGTGCTTCCTGGCCAGTCCGGGCGCGCGTGTGCTCACCGGCCGGCTGCTGGTGCTCGACGGCGGCTCGTCTGTTTGCGGAGGCAGCCAGCCGTTGCCGCCTTGCGAACGTCCGCCCCTGGCGTTCGATGCGCCCTTGCGCCCGAGCTGCGAGGCGGTGCGCGAACCGATGTGGCGCGCCGCCCTGGACAAATGGGTTCGCTCGCATTCGAGCCATTCGGGCTCCACGGGCTACGCGGGTGTTGCCGATGCGCGCGCGCTGGATGCGCCGCCGGGCTCTCGGCTCGATGCGGTGCTCGATGCGGCGCGCTGCTTCCGCACGCGCCATGCAGCGCACGCCAGCCTCACGCTGCTGATGCCTGCGCCCGAACCGGGGCTCGACTGGCAGATGGCCGGCGATGCCGATGCGGCACGGATGCTGGTCGCCACGCTGGCCGCCGAATGGGGCTCGCACGCGCTGCGCATCAACGCGCTGGAGCTGCCGCGCGATCTCGCACCCGACGCCTGCCTGCCGCTGCTCGACTACATGGCCGGCCCCCGGGCGCAGTTCCTGACCGGCCAGGTGCTTCGCCTCGGCGCCGCCGCGGCCCGAGATCACAACAAGGAGACTCCAGCATGATTCCACCGACCATTTCACGCCGCCGCCTGCTGGCGGGCGCGGGGCTGCTCGCCCTTCAGGGCCAAACATGGGCCAGCGAAGCCGGCGCCTGGCCGGCGCGCCCGATCCGCCTGGTGGTGCCCGGCCCTCCGGGTGCCGGCTCGGACATCTTCGCGCGCTTGCTGTCCGTGCCGCTGCAGCAGGCCCTCGGGCAGCCGGTGGTCGTGGACAACAAGCCCGGCGCGAACGGCCTGATCGGCAATGACACCGTCGCCAAGGCGGCGCCCGATGGCTACACCATCCTGCTGTCGCCGTCCTCGGCGATTGCGATCAACCCGGTCATCCAGCCGAAGATGCCCTACGACACGCAGAAAGACCTTCTGCCCATCGCGCAGGTCGGCGCCGCCGGCATTCTGCTGGTGGCGAACCCGGCGACGGGTATCCGCTCGCTGGCAGACCTGGTTCGCCAGGCCAGGGCCAACCCCGACAAGCTGGCCTGCGGCTCCTGGGGCAACGGCTCGACCGGCCACCTGGTGCTGGAGGGCATCAAGGCCCAGTACGGCATCAGCATCGCGCATGTGCCCTACAAGGGCGTCTCGCCGCTGGTGACCGACCTGCTGGGCAACATCATCGGCGTGGGCTTCGTCGACATCGCATCGCCGGTTCCGCACATCCGCAGCGGCAGGCTGATCGCACTCGGCAGCACCGGCTCCGCCCGCGGACCCGCGCTGCCGGAAGTGCCCACGCTGACCGAGCAGGGCTACCGCTCCGACGTGGACGGCTGGTACGGCATCTTTGCGCCGGCGGCCACGCCGCGCGAGGTGGTCGCGCGCCTGAACCAGGAGATCAACCGCATCCTGTCGACCGAAGAGATCATCCAGAAGTTCGCCGCGCAGAACATGCCGCGCCCGCCGATCAAGAACGCGGAGCAGTTCGGCGCCACCGTCCACCGGGACCTCGCGGTCTGGCAGTCGCTGGCGAAAGTCGCCAGGTTGCGGGTGGACTGACCTGGGCCGGCTCAGCCTGCCGGGCGCTTCATGCGCAGCGCGGTCTGGACCACCGCGCCGCGCAGCGATTGCACCGTGGGGTGCGCTTCGAGCTCTTTCAGCGTGAAGAAGCTCACCGGCGGCAGGTTCCAGCTCAGCCGGTAGGGCAGCGCGGCGCAGTGGCCCGCGTCCTCCATGCCGGCTAGCACGTCGCGCGCGAAGATGGTGATGACGTTGGGCTCCTGGCGCA
Above is a window of Variovorax sp. PMC12 DNA encoding:
- a CDS encoding SDR family oxidoreductase; protein product: MAGSRSVLITGAGAGIGRAAALGLARAGWRCVLVDADAAALERTEALWPAGAQRPLGLVADLTDAARIERLRLEVPPLDALVNNAGMSAGGAEATSGHDDGGAARLLALNLAAPARVVQACAPHLRPGARIVNVASGAGLRAIPWRGLYSPSKAGLIGQGRALAHARPDWTVTTLAPGFVRTELVQRLIDGGRLDPTQAASKIPMGRMAEPEEMADALCFLASPGARVLTGRLLVLDGGSSVCGGSQPLPPCERPPLAFDAPLRPSCEAVREPMWRAALDKWVRSHSSHSGSTGYAGVADARALDAPPGSRLDAVLDAARCFRTRHAAHASLTLLMPAPEPGLDWQMAGDADAARMLVATLAAEWGSHALRINALELPRDLAPDACLPLLDYMAGPRAQFLTGQVLRLGAAAARDHNKETPA
- a CDS encoding Bug family tripartite tricarboxylate transporter substrate binding protein, giving the protein MIPPTISRRRLLAGAGLLALQGQTWASEAGAWPARPIRLVVPGPPGAGSDIFARLLSVPLQQALGQPVVVDNKPGANGLIGNDTVAKAAPDGYTILLSPSSAIAINPVIQPKMPYDTQKDLLPIAQVGAAGILLVANPATGIRSLADLVRQARANPDKLACGSWGNGSTGHLVLEGIKAQYGISIAHVPYKGVSPLVTDLLGNIIGVGFVDIASPVPHIRSGRLIALGSTGSARGPALPEVPTLTEQGYRSDVDGWYGIFAPAATPREVVARLNQEINRILSTEEIIQKFAAQNMPRPPIKNAEQFGATVHRDLAVWQSLAKVARLRVD
- a CDS encoding nuclear transport factor 2 family protein, which codes for MSEPQTVPAALQSLLDREAIRDCLLRYCRGIDRCDEDALRSAYWEDATDCHGAWNGSAAGFIAQALPRLRQGGRRVHQITNVLIELHGDVAAVESTFLALQSTAAQPDRETFLCGRYADRFERRGGEWRVAARTVVYDWIEERTRPELAQDDAALFGARQPVGGRAPHDAVYALLHNVRGG